The following proteins are co-located in the Pyricularia oryzae 70-15 chromosome 1, whole genome shotgun sequence genome:
- a CDS encoding double-strand-break repair protein rad21, with amino-acid sequence MFYSDTLLRTTGPLSRVWLAANMERKLSKAHILQSNLRHSVEQIIQPSEEAPLALRLSGQLLLGVVRIYSRKARYLLEDCNEALMKIKMAFRSSGNNDLPTNLHLPNRESLMLQDRITPHDNLDDLPPEPTLNFDDLTTSQQLGRKGRVSNREINLQEDFNNSQFLQDESRNELNLKVADMDEDLELDFGLDLDMDETVVETGRDAPAARDVEDDMISELVPSKERDTSLGLDFGDDEQVRIPDVEGDIPMFDDDMDFNIGDASAMPQALMEVAPERARISESPLSDIDPAFANEMEMEFSRTMNGDMYEPGDDTERTITMKAPQRAKKRRAIVPDTDTMLTSNHIRDQQAHHDNILKPQTFVPNEPYLLTLLDMQKSGGFVSNVILESRSEEWAPELKGLLSLESIRPINDLKRKRDSGIADMESGDDQGQSKSPRLELGEDDDQLNLGGDDSADQTVRPEGTVLEIPADEGYEQHDDTGYENVTAMPAFDDTVAPQTLPADSGPISIGTKHAVHILRDLFGPDAATDAEKRKNTSVVFQELLPETRTTKADATKMFFECLVLATKDAIKVEQPEGVLGGPIRIRGKRGLWGAWAEREAGGEMAAEVDEPEPAVTSAPVVSVEA; translated from the exons ATGTTTTATTCAGATACCTTGCTCCGCACCACGGGGCCCCTGTCGCGAGTATGGTTGGCGGCAAACATGGAGCGCAAGCTCTCCAAAGCCCACATCCTGCAGTCAAATTTGCGGCACAGTGTTGAACAGATCATTCAACCCAGTGAAGAAGCTCCATTAGCTCTGCGATTGAGTGGTCAATTGCTCCTCGGTGTCGTGAGAATCTACAGCCGCAAAGCGCGTTACTTGCTAGAAGACTGCAATGAAGCTTTGATGAAGATCAAGATG GCTTTCCGGTCCTCGGGTAACAATGACTTGCCAACCAACCTGCATCTACCCAACCGCGAATCGCTTATGCTTCAAGATCGCATCACACCTCATGACAACCTTGACGATCTTCCGCCAGAGCCAACGCTCAACTTCGACGACTTGACGACGTCACAGCAACTTGGACGCAAGGGCAGAGTCAGCAACCGCGAGATTAACCTACAGGAAGACTTCAACAACAGTCAGTTCCTCCAGGATGAGTCACGGAATGAGCTCAACCTGAAGGTAGCGGACATGGACGAGGATCTGGAGCTGGACTTTGGCTTGGACTTggatatggacgaaaccgtgGTGGAAACTGGACGTGATGCGCCAGCTGCCCGGGATGTGGAGGATGACATGATCAGTGAGCTTGTTCCTTCCAAGGAACGAGACACGTCTTTGGGCCTTGACTTTGGCGATGACGAGCAAGTCCGTATCCCTGATGTGGAAGGCGACATTCCCATGTTCGACGACGACATGGATTTCAACATCGGCGACGCGTCCGCCATGCCTCAGGCATTAATGGAAGTGGCTCCCGAGCGCGCTCGCATCTCGGAATCGCCCCTGTCTGACATTGACCCAGCATTTGCGAACGAGATGGAGATGGAGTTCTCGCGCACCATGAACGGGGACATGTACGAACCGGGCGACGACACAGAAAGGACCATCACCATGAAGGCGCCGCAGCGGGCAAAGAAGCGACGTGCTATTGTGCCAGACACTGACACCATGCTGACAAGCAACCACATCCGAGACCAGCAAGCCCACCATGACAACATCCTGAAGCCGCAGACATTCGTCCCCAACGAGCCTTACCTTTTGACGCTACTGGACATGCAAAAGAGTGGCGGCTTCGTTTCGAACGTCATTTTGGAGTCAAGGAGCGAGGAATGGGCTCCCGAGTTGAAGGGACTGTTGTCGCTGGAGTCTATCCGTCCCATCAATGATTTAAAGCGCAAGCGGGATAGTGGAATCGCTGATATGGAAAGCGGGGACGACCAAGGACAGTCCAAATCACCTCGTCTTGAGCTTGGTGAGGACGACGATCAGCTCAACCTTGGCGGTGACGACTCTGCGGACCAGACCGTCAGGCCGGAAGGAACTGTTCTTGAGATACCCGCAGACGAAGGCTACGAGCAGCACGACGACACTGGCTACGAAAACGTGACTGCGATGCCCGCGTTTGACGACACGGTAGCACCGCAGACTCTCCCTGCCGACAGTGGACCAATTTCTATCGGTACCAAGCATGCCGTCCACATTCTGCGTGATCTGTTCGGGCCTGATGCCGCTACAGATGCTGAGAAGCGCAAGAACACGTCTGTTGTCTTCCAGGAGCTTCTCCCAGAGACCAGGACGACAAAGGCAGATGCGACCAAGATGTTTTTCGAGTGCCTTGTTCTGGCCACCAAGGATGCCATTAAGGTCGAACAGCCCGAGGGAGTGCTTGGTGGACCCATTCGCATCCGTGGCAAGAGGGGACTCTGGGGAGCTTGGGCCGAGAGAGAGGCTGGTGGCGAAATGGCAGCAGAAGTCGACGAGCCTGAACCAGCAGTCACAAGCGCCCCTGTGGTATCAGTCGAGGCATAA
- a CDS encoding calcium-transporting P-type ATPase, giving the protein MEKGRDGVNGIPSMGAHDEIERSQSRTPGGHTRTTSYQSRELAEDFSYLTASETATRLQTSLTHGLTATEALRRQQDHGLNEIPHEPPEPLWLRFIGQFKEPLILLLLASAAASIFLGNTDDAVSITVAVTIVVTVGFVQEYRSEKSIEALSHLVPDHAHLIRNSATKPAQSRSTTWAANNGQVDDDAPEPTASGATTPGEAALEATSVKVMAEQLVPGDLVIFTTGDRIPADIRVTKATDLTIDASNLTGENEPERLTAAPRHRGARPLSPYAGSSLQLPSPTFATQSAPDFKSQAGDDLSQEPKNVAYMGTLVRSGHGQGIVFATGGNTHFGTISLSVSGTESPRSPLQLSMDELGGQLSKFSFIVIGFISLIGFLQGKKLLEIFTISISLAVAAIPEGLPIIVTVTLALGVHRMAKRNAIVRKMPKVETLGSVNIVCTDKTGTLTMNHMTTTKMWYFGQQSSVSVDSDDEFTEIKPDAATLRILRIGNIANNARLAHQYTENGAAARAVLSSTLGKNEHSSAYTRWVGQPTDVAMLDLLDRFKEHDVRGSVGPRTTETPFSSERKWMGVTIGAEGGSRNDKEFAYIKGALDRVLASCDTYITGEGREFVLDSNRRQEAIQAAEQMAAKGLRVLAFASGAVSKPTRGKGSIASTTRSSTPAGNNSEDGHPATNEEPYTGLTFAGLVGMSDPPRPGVARSIRKLMRGGVKVIMITGDAETTAVAIGRQLGMHIAAPIEHGDNQVSVRPVLRGEEVDAMTEEELAQAMQTTTVFARTNPDHKMKIIRALQMRGDIVAMTGDGVNDAPALKKGDIGIAMGRQGTDVAKEAADMILTDDDFSTILHAIEEGKGIFNNIQNFLTFQLSTSAAGLSLVLLCTALGFKSPLNAMQILWINIIMDGPPAQSLGVEAVDKDVMNRPPRKRNDPVLTRAVIQRVAQSATIVMVGTMLVYTHEMLEDRQVTRRDTTMTFTCFVLFDMFNALACRSESKSILRGEIGLFQNTLFNWAVSLSIAGQLLVIYFPWLQEVFQTEALGFMDLVRLVMICSTVFWADELRKWLKYGRRRVGSNYSQAV; this is encoded by the exons ATGGAGAAGGGACGCGATGGTGTCAATGGCATCCCCTCAATGGGCGCACATGACGAGATCGAAAGATCACAGTCTAGGACACCCGGCGGTCATACACGCACGACGTCGTATCAATCCAGAGAACTAGCCGAGGACTTCTCCTACTTGACGGCAAGCGAAACCGCTACGCGATTACAAACTTCGTTAACTCATGGCCTCACGGCTACCGAAGCGTTGCGACGACAGCAAGACCATGGGCTCAACGAGATCCCACACGAACCTCCAGAACCGCTTTGGTTGCGCTTCATTGGTCAGTTCAAGGAACCGTTGATCCTTCTGCTCCTCGCATCGGCAGCTGCCTCGATATTCCTAGGGAACACGGATGATGCTGTGAGCATAACGGTTGCGGTGACAATCGTAGTTACGGTCGGATTCGTGCAGGAATATAGATCCGAAAAGTCTATCGAGGCTTTGAGCCACCTGGTCCCAGACCATGCCCACCTCATTCGCAACTCTGCCACCAAGCCCGCACAGTCTCGATCGACGACTTGGGCTGCTAATAATGGCCAGGTTGATGATGACGCCCCAGAGCCGACAGCTTCAGGCGCCACAACCCCGGGGGAGGCGGCACTGGAGGCAACATCTGTGAAAGTCATGGCTGAACAACTTGTACCCGGCGACCTCGTTATTTTCACAACTGGCGACCGCATTCCTGCCGATATCCGTGTGACGAAAGCTACTGACTTGACCATCGACGCCTCGAACCTTACCGGCGAAAACGAGCCAGAACGTCTCACGGCTGCGCCGCGCCACCGTGGTGCTCGGCCATTGTCCCCTTACGCAGGGTCTAGTCTACAGCTGCCTAGCCCTACGTTCGCGACGCAATCCGCCCCTGATTTTAAGAGCCAGGCCGGAGACGACCTGAGCCAGGAGCCCAAGAACGTGGCGTACATGGGCACGTTGGTTAGATCTGGACACGGACAAGGAATAGTCTTTGCTACCGGAGGGAATacccacttcggcactatcTCACTAAGCGTATCCGGCACCGAAAGCCCTCGTTCGCCGCTGCAGCTCTCAATGGACGAACTGGGCGGGCAACTCAGCAAGTTTTCGTTCATTGTTATCGGTTTCATCTCTCTCATTGGATTCCTCCAGGGCAAGAAGCTGCTCGAGATCTTCACCATATCCATCTCTCTGGCTGTAGCCGCTATCCCCGAAGGCCTCCCCATCATTGTAACGGTGACTCTGGCGCTCGGTGTGCATCGCATGGCCAAACGCAATGCGATAGTCAGGAAGATGCCCAAAGTAGAGACCCTTGGATCGGTGAACATTGTTTGCACCGACAAGACAGGCACCCTCACCATGAATCACATGACCACCACAAAGATGTGGTACTTTGGACAGCAGAGTTCAGTCAGTGTGGACTCTGACGATGAGTTCACCGAGATTAAGCCAGATGCTGCAACCTTACGAATCCTACGCATTGGAAACATTGCGAACAACGCACGCCTCGCGCACCAGTACACCGAAAATGGCGCAGCTGCTAGAGCCGTCCTGTCGTCAACCCTCGGCAAGAATGAGCACAGCTCGGCATATACTCGCTGGGTTGGGCAGCCCACCGACGTGGCCATGCTTGACCTACTGGACAGATTCAAGGAGCATGATGTCAGGGGGTCCGTTGGGCCACGTACTACCGAGACTCCTTTCAGTTCTGAGAGGAAATGGATGGGTGTCACCATCGGCGCCGAGGGTGGCAGCAGGAATGATAAGGAGTTCGCTTACATCAAGGGCGCCCTGGACCGAGTTTTGGCGAGCTGTGACACGTACATCACCGGAGAAGGCAGGGAGTTCGTCCTTGACTCTAATAGACGCCAGGAGGCCATCCAGGCAGCAGAGCAAATGGCAGCCAAGGGGCTGCGTGTGCTTGCGTTTGCAAGTGGTGCAGTCAGCAAGCCGACTAGAGGAAAGGGATCCATTGCATCAACGACCAGAAGCAGCACTCCTGCCGGGAACAACTCGGAAGACGGTCATCCCGCTACTAACGAGGAGCCCTACACCGGCTTGACCTTTGCAGGGCTGGTCGGTATGAGCGACCCGCCCAGGCCTGGGGTAGCGCGATCCATCAGAAAGTTGATGCGTGGCGGCGTCAAAGTCATCATGATTACTGGCGATGCTGAAACCACGGCAGTAGCTATTGGAAGACAGCTAGGCATGCACATCGCAGCCCCCATTGAGCATGGCGATAACCAGGTCAGCGTCCGACCTGTTCTCCGTGGCGAGGAGGTGGATGCCATGACAGAGGAGGAACTGGCTCAGGCGATGCAGACTACGACAGTGTTTGCGCGGACCAATCCCGACCACAAGATGAAGATCATTCGTGCCCTCCAGATGCGTGGCGATATCGTTGCTATGACCGGAGACGGTGTTAACGATGCGCCTGCTCTAAAGAAGGGGGACATTGGAATTGCGATGGGAAGACAGGGCACTGACGTGGCCAAGGAGGCGGCCGACATGATTTTGACCGATGACGACTTCTCGACGATTCTTCACGCCATTGAGGAGGGCAAGGGCATATTCAACAATATCCAGAACTTTTTGACATTCCAGCTGAGCACAAGCGCCGCTGGGTTGTCCCTCGTCTTGCTCTGCACGGCGCTCGGGTTCAAGTCGCCGCTCAACGCCATGCAGATCTTGTGGATTA ACATTATTATGGATGGACCTCCTGCTCAATCACTAGGCGTAGAGGCTGTCGACAAAGACGTCATGAACCGACCACCTCGTAAGCGCAACGACCCTGTACTTACGCGAGCCGTTATTCAACGTGTTGCGCAGTCGGCCACTATCGTAATGGTCGGCACCATGCTAGTGTACACGCACGAAATGCTGGAGGACAGGCAGGTGACACGGCGTGACACGACCATGACCTTTACATGCTTTGTGCTGTTTGATATGTTCAACGCACTCGCCTGCCGGTCAGAATCCAAGTCG